A genomic region of Vibrio sp. 10N contains the following coding sequences:
- the oppB gene encoding oligopeptide ABC transporter permease OppB has product MLWYILRRLCIAIPTLLFIALVSFWLMHIAPGGPFDMERPMPEVVRANIEAKFHLNEPFLIQYCIYIKNFLQGDLGPSFVYQDFTVTQLVAQSWPVSAVLGVLSFCISVPVGMILGTLAALNRNSRLDYFLMSLSMTGVVIPAFVLAPVLVTIFSIHLGWLPAGGWENGAAAFLVLPVLSLAIGSVASIARVMRGAMIETLNQPYIRTAQAKGLSTSYILFHHALRPSLIPVVAMLGPAFVAVVTGSVIIDIFFGTGGMGQHFVSGALNRDYGLVMGITLIVASLTILFNLIVDILYTVIDPRINV; this is encoded by the coding sequence ATGTTGTGGTACATCCTGAGGCGTCTTTGTATCGCCATCCCTACCCTACTCTTCATCGCCCTGGTCTCGTTTTGGCTAATGCACATTGCCCCTGGCGGCCCATTTGATATGGAGCGTCCAATGCCAGAAGTGGTGCGTGCCAATATCGAGGCCAAGTTTCACCTCAACGAACCCTTTTTGATTCAATACTGCATCTATATCAAAAATTTCCTTCAAGGCGACTTGGGGCCAAGTTTTGTTTATCAGGACTTTACGGTGACTCAGTTGGTCGCTCAGTCTTGGCCTGTCTCTGCGGTATTAGGCGTATTGTCATTTTGTATCTCAGTACCGGTCGGGATGATATTGGGGACGCTGGCGGCGCTAAATCGTAACAGTCGTTTGGACTATTTTTTAATGTCGCTATCAATGACAGGCGTCGTGATCCCCGCCTTTGTGCTCGCACCGGTGTTAGTGACCATTTTCTCGATTCATTTGGGTTGGCTCCCCGCTGGTGGCTGGGAAAATGGCGCGGCGGCATTTCTAGTATTGCCAGTACTCAGTTTGGCGATTGGCTCGGTGGCCAGTATCGCTCGTGTGATGCGCGGCGCGATGATAGAGACCCTAAACCAACCCTATATTCGCACCGCTCAAGCGAAAGGCCTTTCCACCAGCTACATCCTGTTTCATCACGCACTAAGGCCGTCATTAATCCCTGTCGTAGCCATGCTTGGCCCTGCGTTCGTTGCTGTGGTTACGGGCTCGGTGATCATCGATATCTTTTTTGGTACTGGCGGCATGGGCCAGCACTTCGTATCCGGCGCACTTAACCGGGACTATGGGCTGGTTATGGGAATCACGCTTATCGTCGCTTCTCTGACCATACTGTTCAACTTAATTGTCGATATCTTATACACAGTGATTGATCCGCGAATTAACGTCTAG
- a CDS encoding ABC transporter permease subunit, translating into MITTKKLDASQLSEQVINHIETSQMEAVEGRSLWQDAWSRFRRNRAAMTSIYLLAFIVLCITAGPHLTPFSHDEIDWNVVSDPYELGKPSISSQHYFGTDDLGQDLFARTMKGGQLSIMVGFMGALVAVVIGTIWGSISGYLGGVVDSVMMRVIEILDSVPFMFMVILFVTLFGNNIYLIFVVIGMVSWLGIARVVRGVTFSIKKREFIESAHSIGVSRLTIVRRHVLPNVLGIVMVYSSLMVPGFIMFESFLSFLGLGVQPPDTSWGILIAEGAKTIDVALWQLLFPSAFLVATLFCFNFIGDGLRDALDPKDR; encoded by the coding sequence ATGATCACCACAAAAAAACTCGATGCCTCTCAATTGTCCGAGCAGGTCATCAACCATATTGAAACCAGTCAAATGGAAGCCGTCGAAGGTCGCAGCCTTTGGCAAGATGCATGGAGCCGATTTCGCAGAAATCGTGCTGCAATGACCTCCATCTATCTGCTCGCTTTTATCGTACTTTGCATAACCGCAGGACCACACCTGACCCCTTTTAGTCATGATGAGATCGATTGGAACGTGGTATCCGACCCGTATGAACTGGGTAAGCCATCAATCAGCTCGCAGCACTACTTTGGCACCGATGACTTAGGGCAAGACCTATTCGCTCGCACCATGAAAGGCGGTCAGCTCTCTATCATGGTGGGCTTTATGGGCGCACTTGTCGCGGTGGTTATCGGCACCATTTGGGGAAGTATCTCTGGCTATCTTGGCGGTGTCGTCGATAGTGTCATGATGCGAGTCATCGAGATCCTCGACTCCGTCCCCTTCATGTTCATGGTGATCCTCTTTGTCACTCTGTTTGGCAACAACATCTACCTGATTTTTGTTGTCATCGGCATGGTTTCCTGGCTAGGCATCGCTCGCGTGGTGCGAGGCGTGACCTTCAGTATTAAAAAGCGAGAGTTCATAGAATCGGCGCACTCAATTGGTGTCTCAAGGCTCACCATAGTGAGGCGCCACGTTTTGCCTAATGTACTTGGCATTGTCATGGTTTACTCCTCTTTAATGGTGCCTGGTTTCATCATGTTTGAATCGTTTTTGAGCTTTTTGGGTCTGGGCGTTCAACCACCAGATACTAGCTGGGGCATCTTGATTGCTGAAGGTGCAAAAACCATCGATGTCGCCTTGTGGCAACTGCTGTTTCCATCGGCTTTTTTAGTCGCCACCTTGTTCTGTTTTAACTTCATTGGTGATGGTCTTCGCGACGCACTTGACCCTAAAGACCGCTAG
- a CDS encoding ABC transporter ATP-binding protein, with translation MTILTVNNMNVEFATPDGTVKAVNNLSYSISAGETLGIVGESGSGKSQSVFALMGLTAHNGKVSGEANLHGENLLAMSKRQLNHIRAEKISMIFQDPMTSLNPFMKIGKQLCEVLIIHKGLSRTEAQAESVRMLDAVRIPSPETRLNQYPHELSGGMRQRVMIAMALLCRPELLIADEPTTALDVTVQAQILSLLRELQHEFNTAILLITHDMGVVAEMCDRVLVMYGGNRMEQADTESLFAHPAHPYTQGLLNAIPSVSEDMDRLPTIPGSPPSALINHKGCPFKERCQHYKPECSASMPAFLPISQQQAIACHVAGQQTVTPLFNQPTTQSA, from the coding sequence ATGACGATATTAACGGTAAATAATATGAACGTTGAGTTTGCAACGCCTGACGGTACGGTCAAGGCGGTCAACAATCTCAGCTATAGCATCAGTGCTGGCGAGACTTTAGGTATTGTCGGCGAATCAGGCTCAGGCAAAAGCCAATCGGTATTCGCGCTCATGGGGCTGACGGCTCACAATGGCAAGGTGTCTGGCGAGGCCAACTTGCATGGCGAAAACCTATTGGCGATGTCTAAACGACAGCTCAACCACATTCGAGCAGAGAAGATCAGCATGATCTTTCAAGACCCAATGACCTCGCTCAACCCATTTATGAAGATCGGTAAGCAGCTTTGCGAAGTACTGATCATTCACAAAGGACTGTCGCGCACTGAAGCACAAGCCGAATCAGTTCGAATGCTTGATGCTGTACGTATTCCCTCTCCGGAGACTCGCCTTAATCAATACCCTCATGAGCTTTCAGGCGGCATGCGCCAGAGGGTAATGATTGCTATGGCGCTGCTATGTCGTCCAGAGCTGTTGATTGCTGATGAACCAACAACGGCGCTAGATGTGACGGTACAGGCGCAAATCCTGTCCCTTTTGCGAGAGCTTCAGCACGAGTTTAATACTGCTATTTTACTCATCACCCATGACATGGGCGTCGTGGCAGAAATGTGCGACCGAGTACTCGTGATGTACGGCGGCAACCGCATGGAGCAAGCGGATACTGAAAGCTTGTTTGCTCACCCAGCACACCCTTACACCCAAGGACTGCTCAACGCCATTCCATCGGTAAGCGAAGATATGGATCGCCTGCCGACCATTCCGGGCAGTCCACCGAGCGCGCTAATTAACCACAAAGGCTGCCCATTCAAAGAGCGCTGCCAACACTATAAACCCGAGTGTAGCGCCTCCATGCCTGCGTTTTTGCCGATATCGCAGCAGCAAGCGATCGCTTGTCATGTCGCTGGTCAGCAAACCGTGACCCCACTTTTTAATCAGCCTACAACTCAGTCGGCCTAA
- a CDS encoding ABC transporter ATP-binding protein, whose protein sequence is MQRKEILLAAQDLQVHFTVKKHLIASKRKVVKAVNGIDLDVYRGETLGIVGESGCGKSTLARALLRLIEPTHGDLIWKGEDMRAFGKAELARRRREFQMVFQDPSACLNPRLTIAECIAEPLLTHEPQLKRQEVERRVIAMMDKVGLLASQRNRYPHEFSGGQCQRVGIARALILNPDLVVCDEPVSALDVSVQAQVINLLDDLKKEMGLTLVMIAHDLSVVRHISDRVMVMYLGKPMEVGHYQQVFDEAKHPYTKALLSAVPIANPTLAKARDIQLLSGDLPSPLNPPSGCVFRTRCPDATEQCGQQPPTKTGNQHHHIFCTHSTLGTSPV, encoded by the coding sequence ATGCAACGCAAAGAGATACTATTGGCGGCGCAAGATCTGCAAGTACACTTTACGGTCAAAAAACACCTTATCGCCAGCAAACGTAAGGTGGTTAAGGCCGTCAATGGCATTGATCTTGATGTTTATCGCGGCGAAACTTTAGGAATCGTGGGCGAATCGGGTTGCGGCAAATCGACACTAGCGCGTGCGCTGCTGAGATTGATCGAACCAACTCACGGTGATCTCATCTGGAAAGGTGAAGACATGCGCGCATTTGGTAAAGCCGAACTTGCTCGCCGCCGCCGTGAATTTCAAATGGTATTCCAAGATCCCTCTGCCTGTTTGAACCCAAGGCTAACCATCGCTGAGTGTATTGCCGAACCGCTGCTCACCCACGAGCCTCAGCTTAAGCGCCAAGAAGTCGAACGACGTGTCATTGCGATGATGGACAAAGTCGGACTATTGGCAAGCCAGCGTAATCGCTATCCCCATGAGTTTTCAGGCGGTCAATGCCAGCGTGTCGGCATTGCCAGAGCGCTGATCCTCAACCCTGACCTCGTCGTCTGTGATGAGCCAGTCAGTGCATTGGATGTCTCGGTTCAAGCACAGGTCATTAACTTACTCGATGACTTAAAAAAAGAGATGGGCCTGACCCTCGTCATGATTGCCCACGATCTGAGTGTGGTTCGACATATCAGCGATCGCGTGATGGTGATGTATCTTGGCAAACCAATGGAAGTAGGACATTATCAGCAAGTGTTTGATGAGGCTAAACACCCCTACACCAAAGCACTCCTTTCCGCAGTGCCCATCGCCAATCCGACACTCGCCAAAGCGCGCGACATTCAACTTTTGAGCGGAGATTTACCTTCTCCACTCAATCCGCCGAGCGGCTGCGTATTTAGGACTCGCTGCCCAGATGCAACGGAGCAATGTGGACAGCAACCACCCACGAAAACGGGTAACCAGCATCACCATATTTTTTGTACTCACTCGACATTAGGAACGTCCCCTGTATGA
- a CDS encoding aminopeptidase P family protein, whose product MKQNPICERLALLRNAMKQRGYSAYIVTNNDPHNSEYSAAHWLARSWISGFTGSAGDAVVTAQGGGVWTDGRYYIQAEEQLSGTSLSLFKAKEVETPSIAKWLAQTLPTQSVVGVDGRSISYAFYQQLEQELTPKGIRIELADILTPIWQERPLRPQAPIFSHDIAYAGESVDDKLTRLRDYLRDEDAQALLVSTLDDVMWSLNIRGADTPYCPISEAYLLITAQSCHLFIDRLKINAALEKQLLDAGIVTLDYGKVSDTINLLPSKTKLHFSSTNTDSLLASSINLTISLVDTPCVVTKMKAQKNPTELASMEQTLIQDGVAMVRFMHWLEQQVPSGQVTELAAEQQLQGYRKQLDGYLSDSFRTIAGFAEHGAKMHYAANEQSNATVDESNLFLVDSGGQYPGGTTDITRTFHYGQPTEQQRVDYTLVLKAVIRLTTAQFLKGTTGANLDILARGVLWQHGIDYKCGTGHGVGVCLNVHEGPQNFSQNIKEVALELGMVITNEPGVYREGEYGIRIENIMKVVPRTSNEFGEFYGFETITIAPIATNLLNLEMLESVERTWLNNYHQQVFELLSPYLAGDTLDWLKDATLPV is encoded by the coding sequence ATGAAACAGAACCCAATTTGTGAGCGATTAGCTCTTCTGCGCAATGCCATGAAACAGCGTGGCTACAGCGCGTATATCGTCACCAATAATGATCCACACAACAGCGAATACTCAGCGGCTCATTGGCTAGCGCGCAGTTGGATCTCTGGCTTTACTGGCTCAGCAGGCGATGCCGTAGTCACCGCTCAAGGTGGTGGCGTATGGACAGATGGCCGTTACTATATTCAAGCCGAAGAGCAGCTCTCCGGCACCAGCTTGTCACTGTTCAAAGCAAAAGAAGTGGAAACGCCATCCATTGCCAAATGGCTGGCACAAACGCTACCGACACAGTCAGTGGTCGGTGTCGATGGCCGCTCTATCAGCTACGCGTTTTATCAGCAGCTGGAGCAAGAGCTGACCCCAAAAGGCATTCGCATTGAGCTTGCTGACATCCTAACGCCGATTTGGCAAGAGCGTCCGCTACGTCCACAAGCGCCAATCTTCAGTCATGACATCGCCTATGCCGGTGAATCGGTGGATGACAAGCTCACTCGACTGCGCGACTACCTGCGCGACGAGGATGCCCAAGCGCTCCTAGTCTCAACTCTTGACGATGTCATGTGGAGCCTAAACATTCGTGGTGCAGACACGCCATATTGTCCGATTTCAGAAGCTTACTTACTGATTACTGCACAAAGCTGCCATTTATTCATCGACCGATTAAAAATCAATGCCGCACTTGAAAAGCAGCTGTTAGATGCAGGTATTGTGACGCTCGACTACGGCAAAGTCTCAGACACCATCAACTTGCTACCAAGCAAAACCAAACTTCATTTTAGCTCAACCAATACTGACAGCCTGCTCGCTAGCTCGATTAATCTGACCATTTCATTAGTCGATACACCATGTGTCGTCACCAAAATGAAGGCTCAGAAGAACCCAACCGAACTGGCTTCCATGGAACAAACCCTGATCCAAGATGGTGTCGCCATGGTGCGCTTTATGCACTGGCTAGAGCAGCAAGTTCCAAGTGGTCAAGTGACAGAACTCGCAGCAGAGCAGCAGCTACAAGGCTACCGCAAACAACTTGATGGTTATCTTTCTGACAGTTTTAGGACCATTGCTGGCTTTGCAGAACATGGCGCCAAAATGCACTATGCTGCCAACGAGCAAAGCAATGCGACCGTCGATGAAAGCAATCTGTTTTTGGTCGACTCTGGCGGCCAATATCCGGGTGGCACCACAGATATTACCCGTACTTTCCATTACGGCCAGCCAACTGAGCAGCAGCGTGTCGATTACACCTTGGTACTCAAAGCAGTCATTCGCCTAACGACCGCGCAGTTCTTAAAAGGCACCACAGGAGCGAACCTCGATATTCTCGCGCGAGGCGTACTCTGGCAGCATGGCATTGACTATAAATGTGGCACTGGTCATGGTGTGGGCGTCTGCTTGAACGTGCACGAAGGACCGCAAAACTTCTCTCAAAACATCAAAGAAGTGGCGCTAGAGCTTGGTATGGTGATCACCAACGAACCTGGTGTCTATCGTGAGGGCGAATACGGCATTCGCATTGAAAACATCATGAAGGTAGTGCCGCGCACCTCGAATGAGTTTGGTGAGTTCTATGGGTTTGAAACCATCACCATTGCGCCAATTGCAACCAATCTTTTAAACCTAGAAATGCTCGAGTCCGTAGAGCGAACTTGGCTCAATAACTATCATCAGCAAGTGTTCGAATTGCTATCGCCTTATCTTGCTGGCGATACGCTTGATTGGCTCAAGGACGCGACGCTTCCGGTTTAA
- a CDS encoding M9 family metallopeptidase, giving the protein MELNKLSLALAASLVSFSALADTAPVPQVIDADHHHSHESDDHDDNLDTGPSQERATTINPQPRVMTFSVQAVVECDVSAFATSNSQSLINELKTQGAECVNDLFSADSQTQIDAFSSNNMYYVAKHATELAKTYSGTGSDELEALFLYLRAGYYAEFYNDGVSFTSWVTTAVKEAVDTFVANTHFYASNDAHGKVLAEVITTMDSASLQHEYLDVIEQWLTRWNDDYAQHWNMRDAVNGIFTILYRGQWSSAFKTAIAGRESLVRDLAAFAKDSSKLNSSSEFMAVNAGRELARMTQYTNTAIAPVVTSELTALFDQYTMYGSGDAVWLAAADVASYYADCAEYGICGFETELKSLVLSQNYTCSDTIRILSQDLTLTQQQAACDKMGFEETHFHFELETGNEPVADDYNTQLQVNIFNSSDDYRKYAGPIFGIDTNNGGMYLEGDPSVPGNVPNFIAYEASYANPDHFIWNLEHEYVHYLDGRFDLYGNFSTPTEKVVWWSEGVAEYISKQNDNQAALDTIADGSAFTLQEIFETTYDGFDVDRIYRWGYLAVRFMFEHHKEDLAHMLVETRRGDWAAYKGHVNQWAVQYQSEFEQWTQQLVGGIPVPDVCTSNNATGSGRVTAGEAICLSSSVPLWLSVEAVNASSSIAISTAHGSGDLTLRYSNEGWPTGSASDVVSAQLGNGECIVLDKQDNYWGYIQVSGEYSGASLIVELDTTECRR; this is encoded by the coding sequence ATGGAATTGAACAAACTTTCTCTGGCCTTGGCAGCGTCCTTGGTTAGTTTCTCTGCGCTGGCGGATACAGCGCCAGTACCTCAAGTCATTGATGCCGACCACCATCACTCTCATGAAAGTGATGACCATGATGACAATCTCGATACCGGCCCGTCTCAAGAGCGGGCAACCACCATCAATCCTCAGCCACGAGTGATGACCTTTAGTGTCCAAGCTGTGGTTGAGTGCGATGTGTCTGCTTTCGCGACATCGAACAGCCAATCTCTTATCAATGAGCTGAAAACTCAAGGTGCGGAGTGCGTGAATGACTTGTTCTCCGCTGACAGCCAAACTCAAATCGACGCCTTTAGCTCCAACAACATGTACTACGTCGCCAAACATGCCACCGAGCTGGCTAAAACCTATTCTGGAACCGGCAGCGATGAGTTGGAAGCGTTGTTTCTGTATTTGCGTGCAGGCTACTACGCTGAGTTTTATAACGATGGCGTCAGTTTCACTTCTTGGGTGACGACAGCGGTTAAAGAAGCGGTCGATACCTTTGTGGCCAACACGCATTTCTATGCCAGCAATGATGCACACGGAAAAGTGTTGGCAGAAGTGATCACCACTATGGACAGTGCTAGCTTACAACATGAATATTTAGACGTTATCGAGCAGTGGTTAACTCGCTGGAATGATGATTATGCTCAGCACTGGAATATGCGTGATGCGGTTAATGGTATTTTCACTATTCTGTATCGTGGTCAGTGGAGCAGTGCCTTTAAAACCGCTATTGCTGGGCGAGAATCTTTAGTGCGCGATCTGGCCGCGTTTGCAAAAGATAGCTCTAAGCTCAACTCTTCCTCTGAATTTATGGCTGTCAATGCCGGCCGTGAATTGGCGCGTATGACGCAGTACACCAATACTGCCATCGCTCCGGTAGTGACATCAGAGCTCACCGCCTTATTTGACCAATACACCATGTATGGCAGCGGAGACGCAGTGTGGCTTGCCGCGGCGGATGTTGCCAGCTACTACGCAGATTGTGCCGAGTATGGCATCTGCGGCTTTGAAACTGAGCTTAAAAGCCTGGTATTGAGTCAAAATTACACCTGTAGCGATACAATTCGTATTCTCTCTCAAGATCTGACCCTTACTCAGCAGCAAGCTGCATGTGACAAGATGGGCTTTGAAGAAACGCATTTTCACTTTGAGCTAGAAACCGGTAATGAGCCTGTCGCGGACGATTACAACACTCAGCTTCAAGTCAATATCTTCAACTCCAGTGATGATTACCGCAAGTACGCTGGCCCCATCTTTGGTATCGATACAAACAACGGTGGAATGTATCTAGAAGGTGATCCGTCGGTGCCGGGCAATGTGCCCAACTTTATTGCCTATGAGGCGAGCTACGCCAACCCAGATCATTTTATCTGGAACCTAGAGCATGAGTATGTGCACTACCTAGATGGCCGTTTTGATTTATATGGCAACTTCTCGACACCGACGGAAAAAGTGGTGTGGTGGAGTGAAGGGGTGGCAGAGTACATCTCAAAACAAAACGATAACCAAGCTGCACTGGACACCATTGCTGATGGCAGCGCGTTCACCTTACAAGAGATATTTGAAACCACCTACGACGGCTTCGATGTCGACCGAATCTATCGTTGGGGCTACTTGGCGGTAAGGTTTATGTTTGAGCACCATAAAGAAGACTTAGCGCATATGCTGGTGGAAACCAGACGCGGTGATTGGGCTGCTTACAAAGGTCACGTCAATCAGTGGGCGGTGCAATATCAAAGCGAGTTTGAGCAGTGGACACAGCAACTAGTGGGCGGCATCCCAGTGCCTGATGTGTGTACGAGTAATAACGCTACAGGAAGCGGCCGCGTAACGGCAGGTGAGGCGATTTGCCTCTCTTCAAGTGTCCCTTTATGGCTCAGTGTGGAAGCGGTCAATGCCAGCAGCAGTATTGCGATTTCTACTGCACACGGCAGTGGTGATTTAACACTTCGTTACAGCAACGAAGGCTGGCCAACGGGCTCTGCCTCGGACGTGGTCTCTGCTCAGCTTGGTAATGGCGAGTGTATTGTGCTGGATAAACAGGATAACTATTGGGGCTATATTCAGGTATCGGGTGAGTACAGTGGTGCGTCGTTGATTGTTGAGCTTGATACGACTGAATGTCGACGTTAG
- a CDS encoding Qnr family pentapeptide repeat protein: MHQSNSHYQDKTFHQHDFSQQDLAQASFSNCQFYQCDFSRTDLSDASFEHCKFIDRSDLEGCQFEYANLKDASFKHCQMAMSNFEGADCFGAEFRECDLKGANFSRARFANQVSHTMYFCSVFITGCNLSYANFERQIIEKCDLFENRWIGANLQGASLQGSDLSRGVFSADCWDQCRLQGADLCHVDLEGLDPRRIDLTGVKICDWQQAQLLEPLGLIVMPA, encoded by the coding sequence ATGCATCAAAGTAATTCGCACTACCAAGACAAGACCTTTCATCAACACGACTTCTCGCAGCAAGATCTGGCTCAGGCCTCATTTTCGAACTGTCAGTTTTACCAGTGTGACTTTTCTCGTACTGATCTCTCTGATGCGAGCTTCGAGCATTGTAAGTTCATTGATCGTAGCGATCTTGAGGGCTGTCAGTTTGAGTATGCCAATCTCAAGGATGCCAGTTTCAAGCACTGTCAGATGGCGATGAGTAATTTCGAAGGGGCGGATTGCTTCGGCGCTGAGTTTAGAGAGTGCGATCTTAAAGGTGCCAATTTTTCGAGGGCGCGATTTGCTAACCAAGTCAGCCACACCATGTACTTTTGTTCGGTGTTTATTACCGGTTGTAACTTGTCTTACGCCAATTTTGAGCGTCAAATCATCGAGAAATGTGATTTGTTTGAAAATCGTTGGATTGGGGCGAACTTGCAAGGAGCCTCACTACAGGGTTCGGACTTAAGTCGAGGCGTGTTCTCTGCGGATTGCTGGGATCAGTGTCGATTACAAGGAGCGGATCTGTGTCATGTGGATTTAGAAGGCCTTGACCCAAGACGCATCGACTTAACCGGTGTAAAGATCTGTGATTGGCAGCAAGCGCAGTTACTTGAGCCGCTCGGGTTAATTGTGATGCCAGCCTAA
- a CDS encoding multidrug effflux MFS transporter, translated as MKQLQPVLGSKGTLLFLVIISAFPPLTIDLYLPALPTMVNVFNTTESMVNLTLSSYFITYAVGLLFWGPLSEKFGRKPILLIGIGSYMLASILCAQSGSIEHLIASRVLQAFAGSAITVVSTAIVKDMFEGRERERIMATIMSLVIIAPMVAPVLGAFLLQIASWRMMFVTLAIFGACASLLAFCYKETLETRYTGSLVRSWTRLGVVIKNPRFVILLCIFSIAPMALMGFLAAGSYIYINGFGLTEQQFSYFFSFNAIVASFGPTIYMKLSRHIAVQNVISGCFAILVTVGVMTLTFGDTSPWAFALLAAPATLMVIMMRVPATNLMLDQQDKDTGSAVALIQFFAMICGSAGMLLVSIRPDSLIANLGMIQLCIGVIGGLMWLMVRNRDFVVDKLVKAH; from the coding sequence TTGAAACAACTGCAACCTGTCCTGGGGTCAAAAGGCACCCTATTGTTCCTCGTCATTATCAGCGCCTTTCCACCTTTGACAATCGATCTCTACTTACCTGCGCTGCCGACCATGGTTAATGTATTTAATACCACTGAATCTATGGTCAACCTAACGCTAAGCAGTTACTTCATTACCTATGCCGTCGGTCTTTTGTTTTGGGGCCCACTGAGTGAAAAGTTTGGCCGCAAGCCAATTTTGCTGATTGGTATTGGCAGTTATATGCTAGCCAGTATCCTCTGCGCACAGTCTGGCAGCATTGAGCACCTTATCGCTTCGCGCGTTCTGCAAGCCTTTGCGGGAAGTGCCATCACGGTAGTATCGACTGCGATCGTGAAAGATATGTTCGAAGGTCGCGAGCGCGAGCGCATCATGGCCACCATTATGTCACTGGTGATCATCGCGCCTATGGTGGCACCCGTACTCGGAGCGTTTTTACTGCAAATTGCCTCTTGGCGCATGATGTTTGTTACGCTCGCGATTTTTGGCGCCTGTGCGTCTCTGCTGGCATTTTGCTACAAAGAGACATTAGAAACGCGTTACACAGGATCGCTGGTTCGCTCTTGGACTCGCCTTGGTGTGGTGATTAAAAACCCACGATTTGTCATTCTATTGTGCATTTTTTCCATCGCGCCTATGGCCTTGATGGGCTTTCTTGCAGCCGGGTCTTACATCTACATCAACGGGTTTGGCCTGACCGAGCAGCAGTTTAGCTACTTCTTCTCATTCAATGCCATCGTCGCCTCCTTTGGCCCAACCATATATATGAAGCTCTCACGCCACATCGCCGTACAAAACGTTATCTCTGGATGCTTTGCCATTTTGGTTACCGTCGGCGTAATGACACTCACCTTCGGTGATACCTCTCCATGGGCATTTGCGCTTCTAGCCGCACCTGCGACACTGATGGTGATCATGATGCGCGTTCCTGCGACCAACCTAATGCTTGACCAACAAGACAAAGACACCGGCTCTGCGGTCGCGTTGATTCAGTTCTTTGCTATGATTTGTGGCTCGGCAGGCATGCTGTTGGTATCGATTCGACCAGATTCCCTGATTGCCAACCTTGGCATGATTCAATTGTGTATTGGTGTGATTGGCGGCTTGATGTGGCTGATGGTGAGAAATCGCGATTTTGTTGTCGATAAGCTTGTCAAGGCGCACTAA
- a CDS encoding peptide-methionine (S)-S-oxide reductase, which yields MEKIYFAGGCLWGVQEFMRHLPGVVKTQAGRANGTTDTTASDYDGYAECVLTEFDPDKVTVEQLMDFFFEIIDPYSLNKQGEDVGTKYRTGVYSVNPNHLELVRQYIAARPDSGKIAVEVLPLSNYVKSDEEHQDRLTLHPNDYCHIPKNILHKYKG from the coding sequence ATGGAAAAGATCTACTTTGCGGGTGGCTGCTTATGGGGTGTACAAGAGTTCATGCGCCACTTACCCGGAGTGGTAAAAACCCAAGCTGGCAGAGCCAATGGCACAACTGATACCACAGCAAGCGACTACGACGGCTATGCTGAGTGTGTACTCACGGAGTTTGACCCAGATAAAGTGACTGTGGAGCAGTTGATGGATTTCTTTTTTGAAATCATCGACCCCTATAGCCTCAACAAGCAAGGGGAGGATGTAGGGACTAAATACCGCACTGGAGTTTACAGTGTGAATCCTAATCATCTTGAACTTGTTCGACAGTATATCGCGGCGCGTCCAGACTCAGGCAAAATCGCGGTTGAGGTATTGCCGCTCAGCAATTACGTCAAGAGCGATGAGGAGCATCAAGATAGATTGACGCTACATCCGAATGATTATTGCCACATTCCTAAAAATATACTGCATAAGTATAAGGGCTAA
- a CDS encoding phosphoribosyltransferase, with the protein MRNRHLGELVLSKAQIQAGTKKVAELINQQFKEVVVISVVPGGILFTADLVRQLTIDVSMDTISCPHTPGDRNNQSEIVYHQNIEIEGKDVIVIDDAIESGGTMKRLVEYLSTNYQPKSLSIATLFVKPGRVDIPFPQLYAYEMENDDLLVGYGLPWNDKLRNVPYVSKLVK; encoded by the coding sequence ATGCGTAATCGGCATTTAGGCGAGCTCGTACTGAGTAAAGCGCAGATCCAAGCTGGCACAAAGAAAGTCGCTGAGCTTATCAATCAACAATTCAAAGAGGTAGTGGTCATCTCTGTGGTACCGGGTGGTATCTTGTTCACCGCTGACCTAGTAAGACAGCTGACGATTGATGTGAGTATGGATACCATCTCATGCCCTCATACACCGGGCGATCGCAACAACCAGTCCGAGATTGTTTATCATCAGAATATCGAGATTGAAGGTAAAGATGTCATCGTTATTGATGATGCCATTGAGTCCGGTGGCACGATGAAGCGCCTGGTCGAGTACCTTTCGACCAATTATCAACCGAAATCTCTGTCTATCGCGACGCTATTTGTCAAACCGGGCAGAGTGGACATTCCATTCCCGCAGCTTTATGCCTATGAGATGGAAAACGACGATTTGCTTGTCGGTTACGGGCTGCCTTGGAACGACAAGCTAAGAAACGTTCCTTACGTCTCCAAGCTTGTAAAATAA